In the genome of Myxococcus stipitatus, one region contains:
- a CDS encoding class II aldolase/adducin family protein: MALRESMIATCRKMNEAGLNQGTSGNLSVRVDGGFLLTPTGMDYDVLVPEDLVLMRMDGTHEGHRRPSSEWQLHRDILAARPEVGAVLHAHSMFCTTLACLRRGIPAFHYMVSAAGGADIRCAPYATFGTGDLARNALDALEGRKACLMANHGMLSLGATLASAFKLAVEVETLAAMYWRALQVGEPVLLDAEEMERVLEKFKTYGQQSLTPRAG; this comes from the coding sequence ATGGCCTTGCGCGAGTCCATGATTGCCACCTGCCGGAAGATGAACGAGGCGGGGCTCAACCAGGGGACGTCCGGCAACCTGAGCGTGCGCGTGGACGGGGGCTTCCTGCTCACGCCCACCGGCATGGACTACGACGTGCTCGTTCCGGAGGACCTCGTCCTCATGCGCATGGACGGCACGCACGAGGGACACCGCCGTCCTTCCTCGGAGTGGCAGCTCCACCGGGACATCCTCGCCGCGCGCCCCGAAGTCGGCGCCGTGCTGCACGCCCACTCCATGTTCTGCACCACGCTGGCCTGCCTGCGCCGAGGCATCCCCGCCTTCCACTACATGGTCTCCGCCGCGGGAGGCGCGGACATCCGCTGCGCACCCTACGCGACGTTCGGCACCGGGGACCTCGCACGCAACGCGCTGGACGCCCTGGAGGGCCGGAAGGCCTGCCTGATGGCGAACCACGGCATGCTGTCGCTGGGGGCCACCCTGGCCAGTGCCTTCAAGCTGGCTGTCGAGGTGGAGACCCTCGCCGCCATGTACTGGCGGGCGCTCCAGGTGGGAGAGCCCGTGCTCCTCGACGCGGAGGAGATGGAGCGCGTGCTGGAGAAGTTCAAGACCTACGGGCAGCAATCCCTCACACCGCGCGCAGGGTGA
- the mtnA gene encoding S-methyl-5-thioribose-1-phosphate isomerase → MKVHGKPTRTLWLEPDGQAVGIIDQTRLPHAFVTARLTTLDEAAHAIRAMQVRGAPLIGATAAHGVWLALREDASDAALTRALAVLGDTRPTAINLHWALDEMRRLLAPLPASHRVAAAQRRAAELCDEDVAINRALGGHGLKLLEAAWERKGRRGRLEVLTHCNAGWLATVDWGTALSPVYLAHDAGLPVHVWVDETRPRNQGASLTAWELGQHGVPHTVIADNVGGHLMQHGRVDLCIVGTDRTTAHGDVANKIGTYLKALAAQDNGVPFYVALPSPSIDWSLRDGVEEIPIEQRDGTEVSDITGRLSSGEVATVRVTPEGSPTANYGFDVTPARLVTALITERGVCAASEEGLRALFPERARRHA, encoded by the coding sequence ATGAAGGTCCATGGGAAGCCCACGCGGACCCTCTGGCTGGAGCCCGATGGACAGGCGGTGGGCATCATCGACCAGACGCGCCTGCCTCACGCCTTCGTCACCGCCCGCCTCACCACGCTCGACGAAGCCGCACACGCCATCCGCGCCATGCAGGTCCGAGGCGCCCCGCTCATCGGCGCCACCGCGGCCCATGGTGTCTGGCTGGCATTGCGCGAGGACGCCTCGGATGCGGCGCTGACGCGGGCGCTCGCCGTCCTCGGAGACACCCGCCCCACCGCCATCAATCTGCACTGGGCCCTGGACGAGATGCGCCGCCTGCTCGCGCCGCTGCCTGCCTCGCACCGAGTCGCCGCCGCGCAGCGCCGCGCCGCCGAGCTGTGCGACGAGGACGTGGCCATCAACCGCGCCCTCGGAGGCCATGGCCTGAAGCTGCTGGAGGCCGCCTGGGAGCGGAAGGGGCGGCGCGGGCGTCTGGAGGTCCTCACGCACTGCAACGCGGGCTGGCTCGCGACGGTGGACTGGGGCACGGCCCTGTCGCCCGTCTACCTGGCGCACGACGCGGGCCTGCCCGTGCATGTCTGGGTGGACGAGACGCGTCCTCGCAACCAGGGTGCCTCGCTCACCGCCTGGGAGCTGGGGCAGCACGGTGTCCCGCACACCGTCATCGCCGACAACGTCGGGGGCCACCTCATGCAGCACGGCCGGGTGGACCTGTGCATCGTCGGCACGGACCGCACCACGGCCCACGGCGACGTGGCGAACAAGATTGGCACCTACCTCAAGGCCCTCGCGGCCCAGGACAACGGCGTGCCCTTCTACGTGGCGCTGCCGTCCCCCTCCATCGACTGGAGCCTGCGCGACGGGGTGGAGGAGATTCCCATCGAACAGCGCGACGGCACGGAGGTCAGCGACATCACGGGACGACTCTCCTCGGGAGAAGTCGCCACGGTGCGAGTGACCCCCGAGGGCAGTCCCACCGCCAACTACGGCTTCGACGTGACCCCCGCGAGGCTGGTGACCGCGCTCATCACCGAGCGCGGCGTCTGCGCGGCCTCGGAAGAAGGGCTGCGCGCGCTCTTCCCCGAGCGCGCGAGGAGGCACGCGTGA
- a CDS encoding S-methyl-5'-thioadenosine phosphorylase, with protein MSKAREPVIGIIGGSGLYQMDGLKDVTWQKVSSPFGEPSDELCLGTLDGTRVVFLPRHGRGHRLLPSDINFRANIDALKRCGVTDLLSLSAVGGLREDLPPGTFVVVDQFIDRTFAREKSFFGSGLVAHVSMANPVCSRLGDAVMSACESLKVSAHRGGTYLAIEGPHFSSLAESRLYRTWGCDVIGMTNMPEAKLAREAELCYATVAMVTDFDCWHPEHDAVSMDQIVSVLLRNVDKAKGLVRHMVPMLGRHEGPCRQGCHRALDHALVTATDARDPVLVEKLSTVAGRVLYS; from the coding sequence ATGTCCAAAGCGCGTGAGCCTGTCATCGGCATCATTGGCGGTAGCGGCCTCTACCAGATGGATGGCCTGAAGGACGTGACGTGGCAGAAGGTGTCCTCGCCGTTCGGCGAGCCCTCCGACGAGCTGTGTCTGGGCACGCTCGACGGAACCCGCGTGGTCTTCCTCCCGCGCCACGGTCGAGGCCACCGCCTCCTGCCCAGCGACATCAACTTCCGGGCGAACATCGACGCGCTCAAGCGCTGCGGCGTGACGGACCTCCTGTCCCTGTCCGCCGTGGGCGGCCTGCGCGAGGACCTCCCTCCCGGCACCTTCGTGGTGGTGGACCAGTTCATCGACCGGACCTTCGCGCGGGAGAAGAGCTTCTTCGGCTCGGGGCTCGTGGCGCACGTGTCCATGGCGAACCCCGTGTGCTCCCGGCTGGGGGACGCGGTGATGTCCGCGTGTGAGTCCTTGAAGGTCTCCGCGCATCGGGGCGGCACGTACCTGGCCATCGAAGGGCCGCACTTCTCCTCGCTCGCGGAGAGTCGGCTCTACCGGACGTGGGGCTGTGATGTGATTGGCATGACCAACATGCCCGAGGCCAAGCTCGCGAGGGAGGCGGAGCTCTGCTACGCGACCGTCGCCATGGTGACGGACTTCGACTGCTGGCACCCGGAGCATGACGCCGTCTCCATGGACCAGATTGTCTCCGTCCTGCTGCGCAACGTGGACAAGGCAAAGGGTCTGGTGAGGCACATGGTGCCGATGCTGGGGCGGCATGAAGGCCCGTGTCGGCAGGGCTGTCATCGGGCCCTGGACCATGCGCTCGTCACCGCGACAGACGCCCGGGACCCCGTGCTCGTGGAGAAGCTGTCCACCGTCGCGGGCCGGGTGCTGTACTCATGA
- a CDS encoding metalloregulator ArsR/SmtB family transcription factor has translation MVELLATRLDNTFHALADPTRRAMLRSLSVQERSVGELAAPFEMSLAAASKHIKVLEKAGLVRREVKGRVHVCRLEAKPLSDVREWLRFYERFWGERVDALEALLRADAPTPPAAPRGKGRSR, from the coding sequence ATGGTTGAACTTCTCGCGACGCGGCTCGACAACACGTTCCACGCCTTGGCGGACCCTACCCGCCGGGCCATGTTGCGAAGCCTGTCCGTCCAGGAGCGCAGTGTCGGGGAGCTGGCCGCGCCCTTCGAGATGTCGCTGGCGGCGGCGTCCAAGCACATCAAGGTGCTGGAGAAGGCGGGGCTGGTTCGGCGGGAGGTGAAGGGCCGCGTGCATGTCTGCCGATTGGAGGCGAAGCCCTTGTCGGACGTGCGGGAGTGGCTGCGGTTCTACGAACGATTCTGGGGTGAGCGGGTCGACGCGCTGGAGGCGCTGCTACGAGCGGATGCGCCCACGCCTCCCGCGGCGCCCCGGGGGAAGGGACGGTCGCGATGA
- a CDS encoding SRPBCC family protein has protein sequence MSHGGEDGFGTVSAPETVRIERVLPGPVERVWEYLTDSEKRGQWLAAGEMELRVGGRVELRFFHSGLSHEPVPERYAVMRDGHVHTGRVTRCEPPFVLAYTWAEQTGAPSEVTFELSARGEEVLLVLTHRRLVTRADRVSVASGWDAHLGILEDVLSGRAPRGFWSTHARREAEYEKRLPRD, from the coding sequence ATGAGTCACGGTGGGGAGGATGGTTTCGGCACGGTGAGCGCTCCGGAGACGGTGCGCATCGAGCGTGTGCTCCCGGGGCCCGTGGAGCGGGTTTGGGAGTACCTGACGGATTCGGAGAAGCGGGGCCAGTGGCTCGCGGCGGGGGAGATGGAGTTGCGCGTGGGGGGCCGGGTCGAGCTGCGCTTCTTCCACTCGGGGCTCTCCCATGAGCCCGTGCCCGAGCGCTATGCGGTCATGCGGGATGGGCATGTCCATACGGGGCGCGTCACGCGGTGTGAGCCGCCGTTCGTGCTGGCCTACACCTGGGCCGAGCAGACGGGGGCTCCCTCCGAGGTCACGTTCGAGCTGAGCGCGCGAGGTGAGGAGGTGCTGCTCGTGCTCACGCACCGCAGACTTGTCACGCGTGCGGACCGGGTCAGTGTGGCCAGCGGGTGGGATGCACATCTGGGGATACTGGAGGATGTGCTCTCGGGGAGGGCGCCTCGGGGGTTCTGGTCCACGCATGCGCGGCGGGAGGCGGAGTACGAGAAGCGGCTCCCTCGCGACTGA
- a CDS encoding CBS domain-containing protein encodes MKVEEIMSENPVTCLVDTGIEQAARWMVECDCGALPIIDVDNRPLGVITDRDITCRIVAKGKDPSMSNVRDAMSAPAATVYRDTTLEDCLELMEQNQVRRMVVLDDDGTVCGMVAQADLVKQLSAEATSELMREISVDTAAPSQVH; translated from the coding sequence ATGAAGGTCGAAGAAATCATGTCCGAGAACCCCGTGACCTGTCTGGTCGACACGGGCATCGAGCAGGCCGCGCGGTGGATGGTGGAGTGTGACTGCGGGGCCTTGCCCATCATCGATGTGGACAACAGGCCCTTGGGCGTCATCACGGACCGGGACATCACCTGCCGCATCGTCGCGAAGGGGAAGGACCCGTCCATGAGCAACGTGCGCGATGCGATGTCCGCGCCCGCGGCCACGGTGTACCGGGACACGACGCTGGAAGACTGTCTGGAGCTGATGGAGCAGAACCAGGTGCGTCGGATGGTGGTGCTCGACGACGACGGGACGGTCTGCGGAATGGTGGCGCAGGCGGACCTGGTGAAGCAGCTCAGCGCGGAGGCGACGTCGGAGCTGATGCGGGAGATATCCGTGGATACGGCCGCGCCGTCACAGGTGCACTGA
- a CDS encoding DUF416 family protein, producing the protein MEQPFNPDALAQRIGQLSLHARLAFLLSCAERLIPNYAAFSRHHGWGHPGTLRDALDLGWRQLSGNAVERGEIEACLGYCEDMTPDTEDFQSAYVSAGLDAAVCCASILELLLKDDSAKVVDGASLACGTVDMHVQELERYDSQEPELEQKIFRHPLMQRELRRQREDLDLLETMSLSSSDIEVLARKWRNPAASNIDRH; encoded by the coding sequence ATGGAACAACCTTTCAATCCGGATGCCCTCGCTCAGAGGATTGGCCAACTCTCTCTCCATGCACGGCTTGCCTTCCTCCTGTCATGCGCGGAACGGCTCATCCCGAACTACGCCGCATTCAGTCGTCACCATGGCTGGGGTCATCCAGGAACTCTTCGCGATGCGCTTGACCTCGGCTGGAGACAGCTCTCCGGCAATGCTGTTGAGCGAGGCGAAATCGAAGCATGCCTCGGGTATTGCGAGGACATGACCCCCGACACGGAGGACTTCCAGTCGGCGTATGTTTCGGCGGGGCTTGATGCCGCCGTGTGCTGTGCGTCCATCTTGGAGTTGTTGCTCAAGGACGATTCCGCGAAGGTCGTGGATGGAGCGTCATTGGCATGCGGAACGGTGGACATGCACGTTCAGGAACTGGAGCGCTATGACTCTCAGGAGCCAGAACTGGAGCAGAAGATCTTCCGGCACCCGCTGATGCAACGCGAACTCAGGCGCCAGAGAGAGGACCTCGACCTGCTGGAGACGATGTCCCTGTCCAGCAGCGACATCGAGGTACTCGCCCGGAAATGGCGGAACCCGGCAGCGAGCAACATCGACCGACACTGA
- a CDS encoding alpha/beta hydrolase, with the protein MPRLRRMLTLLVSIFAIAYLGLCLVAFVFQRSLLYPAPKAPVQLPASEGFRRLPLAGESFVDLLHLPGPKGAPTVVHFHGNAEQVLNQLDLGAVMNQNGLGFMAVEYPGYGASPGHPTEEGIYEAAEAALAVLRAQGVPPELTVLSGRSLGTGVAVEMARRGHGARIMLVSPYTSIPEVAAGMLPFLPASLLVRDRFDSSAKAPDIGLPVLIIHGEEDTLIPVELGRKLGTRFPRAIVETVPGAGHNDVLERSGLERVLRMAAFALTGS; encoded by the coding sequence ATGCCCCGTCTCCGCCGCATGCTCACCCTCCTGGTCTCCATTTTCGCCATCGCCTACCTCGGCCTGTGCCTGGTGGCGTTCGTGTTCCAGCGCTCGTTGCTCTACCCGGCGCCGAAGGCACCGGTGCAATTGCCCGCCTCGGAGGGCTTCCGCCGCTTGCCGCTGGCGGGTGAGTCCTTCGTGGACCTGTTGCATTTGCCGGGGCCCAAGGGCGCGCCGACGGTGGTGCACTTCCATGGGAATGCGGAGCAGGTGTTGAACCAGCTCGACCTGGGCGCGGTGATGAACCAGAACGGGCTGGGCTTCATGGCCGTCGAGTACCCGGGATACGGCGCGTCGCCGGGACATCCCACGGAGGAGGGCATCTACGAAGCCGCGGAGGCGGCGCTCGCGGTGTTGAGGGCGCAGGGAGTGCCGCCGGAGCTGACGGTGCTCAGCGGTCGCAGCCTGGGGACAGGTGTGGCGGTGGAGATGGCGCGGCGGGGACATGGCGCGCGCATCATGTTGGTGTCGCCGTACACCTCCATTCCTGAAGTGGCGGCGGGAATGTTGCCCTTCCTTCCCGCGTCGTTGCTGGTGAGGGACCGCTTCGATTCGAGCGCGAAGGCGCCGGACATCGGCCTGCCGGTGCTCATCATCCACGGCGAGGAAGACACGCTCATCCCCGTGGAACTGGGGCGCAAGCTGGGGACGCGCTTCCCACGCGCCATCGTGGAGACGGTGCCCGGGGCAGGGCACAACGATGTGCTGGAGCGCTCGGGGCTGGAGCGAGTCCTCCGCATGGCGGCGTTCGCCCTGACGGGCTCATAG
- a CDS encoding response regulator transcription factor: MTSTQPTILLVEDDPNLRLALRDSLEHQGGYAVEEAATVREARERLSGRTFQLILLDVMLPDGDGYSLCKALREEGNTSPVLMLTARTLEDDIVRGFEVGAQDYLGKPYRLRELLARVGALVRRSGASAPAKQLRFGGYRVDLDRRKVESPEGAQVELTRTEFDLLAFLVRERERVLRRDDILDAVWGRDVVVDPHTVDNFVSSLKKKLGWTSASRFAIQTVRGVGYRMEIESP; the protein is encoded by the coding sequence ATGACCTCGACCCAGCCGACGATTCTTCTCGTGGAGGACGACCCGAACCTGCGGCTCGCGCTGCGTGACAGCCTCGAGCACCAAGGTGGCTACGCGGTGGAAGAGGCCGCCACGGTGCGCGAGGCGCGCGAGCGGCTTTCGGGTCGCACCTTCCAGCTCATCCTCCTGGACGTCATGTTGCCGGATGGGGATGGCTATTCGTTGTGTAAGGCCTTGCGGGAGGAGGGCAATACCTCGCCGGTGCTGATGCTCACCGCGCGCACGCTGGAGGACGACATCGTGCGCGGCTTCGAGGTGGGGGCGCAGGACTACCTGGGCAAGCCCTATCGGCTGCGTGAGCTGCTCGCGCGGGTGGGGGCGCTGGTGCGTCGCTCGGGGGCGAGTGCTCCTGCGAAGCAGCTGCGCTTCGGTGGCTATCGGGTGGACCTGGACCGTCGCAAGGTGGAGTCGCCCGAGGGGGCGCAGGTGGAGCTGACGCGCACGGAGTTCGACCTGCTGGCGTTCCTGGTGCGCGAGCGTGAGCGGGTGCTGCGACGGGACGACATCCTGGATGCGGTGTGGGGGCGCGATGTCGTCGTGGACCCGCACACGGTGGACAACTTCGTCTCCAGCTTGAAGAAGAAGCTCGGGTGGACGAGTGCGTCGCGTTTCGCCATCCAGACGGTGCGCGGCGTGGGCTACCGCATGGAGATTGAGTCGCCCTGA
- a CDS encoding HAMP domain-containing sensor histidine kinase, protein MLRRLLPMLVALLLGLVGLTWGLGYLHRIFATERDDARRSLESRREALEQYARASLAQSLRDRLEAAKPSLEAAVADPLAPAPGLYLRERGGQVLPRLALHDTGGQAPASERYARLRAGTEVADDQEDPWAERLVRTRAVETALARGDRRASTVALMALLQHRSQYVLASTRDVPGFLVVLEALAERGDPVPQLMHALVRDGLADGKGGRLDGLQRLLLSRRSRFTPADFQFLLERVATLSAKVGAPVEDFVSRARELAASPLPLPEMLPGPVLVRAGWYLEPRGGNQVRGVAVDSGALLESLTKEMRERGLLDAEGTVGLLGDAAVLSLDALPLSVVTPEWAKAETALERRYRLKTGMVVVCAGLALGIAVLAFLAQHRKYRFLELKSDFVATVSHELRTPLASIRLLAETLEWRLAEGTDARDYPSRIVREADGLGFLVENLLSFNRIDKGRWVPRLEPVRLEELVSLLRRDLEGWSKAPVEWEVAVGELSLRADAHLLRLLLSNLARNACAYNTRNPVRLRVEALPGGRVRFSDNGVGIPPKDWERVFGEFVRLQGQGREVPGSGLGLALCRRIMRLHGGDLRVVASSPEGTTFELSFPPTATT, encoded by the coding sequence ATGCTCCGCCGGTTGCTGCCCATGCTGGTCGCGCTCCTCCTGGGCCTCGTCGGCCTGACGTGGGGCTTGGGCTATCTCCATCGCATCTTCGCCACCGAGCGCGACGACGCGCGGCGCTCACTGGAGTCACGTCGCGAGGCGCTGGAGCAGTACGCACGCGCGTCGCTGGCGCAGTCGCTGCGGGACAGGTTGGAGGCCGCGAAGCCCTCACTCGAGGCGGCCGTCGCGGACCCGCTGGCTCCGGCTCCGGGGCTCTATCTGCGCGAGCGGGGTGGGCAGGTGCTGCCTCGGCTCGCGCTGCATGACACAGGGGGGCAGGCTCCCGCCAGCGAGCGCTATGCGCGGTTGCGCGCGGGGACGGAGGTGGCGGACGACCAGGAAGACCCGTGGGCGGAGCGGCTCGTGCGGACGCGCGCGGTGGAGACGGCGCTCGCGCGAGGCGACCGCCGTGCGTCCACGGTGGCGCTGATGGCGCTGCTCCAGCACCGCTCGCAATATGTGTTGGCTTCCACGCGGGATGTGCCGGGCTTCCTCGTGGTGCTGGAGGCGCTGGCGGAGCGAGGCGACCCGGTGCCGCAGTTGATGCATGCCCTGGTTCGCGATGGCCTGGCGGACGGGAAGGGTGGGCGGTTGGATGGACTCCAGCGCCTGCTGTTGTCGCGGCGCTCGCGCTTCACGCCCGCTGACTTCCAGTTCCTGCTCGAGCGGGTGGCGACGCTCTCCGCGAAGGTGGGGGCGCCCGTGGAGGACTTCGTGTCGCGCGCTCGCGAGCTGGCCGCGAGTCCACTGCCGCTGCCCGAGATGCTCCCGGGTCCGGTGCTGGTGCGCGCGGGGTGGTACCTGGAGCCGCGCGGCGGCAATCAGGTACGGGGTGTGGCGGTGGACTCGGGGGCGCTCCTGGAGTCACTCACGAAGGAGATGCGTGAGCGCGGGCTCCTGGACGCGGAGGGGACGGTGGGGCTGTTGGGTGACGCGGCCGTGCTCTCGCTGGATGCGCTGCCGCTGTCGGTGGTGACGCCGGAGTGGGCGAAGGCGGAGACGGCGCTGGAGCGACGCTACCGACTGAAGACGGGCATGGTGGTGGTGTGCGCGGGGTTGGCGTTGGGCATCGCCGTGCTCGCGTTCCTCGCGCAGCATCGCAAGTATCGCTTCCTAGAGCTGAAGAGCGACTTCGTGGCCACGGTGTCGCACGAGCTGCGCACGCCGCTCGCGTCCATTCGCTTGCTGGCGGAGACGCTGGAGTGGCGGCTCGCGGAGGGCACGGACGCGCGGGACTATCCGTCGCGCATTGTCCGCGAGGCGGATGGGCTGGGCTTCCTGGTGGAGAACCTGCTGTCCTTCAACCGCATCGACAAGGGGCGGTGGGTGCCTCGGCTGGAGCCGGTGCGGCTGGAGGAGCTGGTGTCGCTGCTGCGCAGGGACCTGGAGGGGTGGTCCAAGGCCCCGGTGGAGTGGGAGGTGGCGGTGGGCGAGCTGTCCCTGCGCGCCGATGCCCACCTCTTGCGCCTGCTGCTCTCCAACCTCGCGCGCAACGCCTGTGCATACAACACGCGCAACCCCGTGCGCCTGCGCGTGGAGGCGCTGCCGGGTGGGCGGGTGCGCTTCTCGGACAACGGCGTGGGCATCCCCCCGAAGGACTGGGAGCGCGTCTTCGGGGAGTTCGTGCGCTTGCAGGGCCAGGGGCGTGAAGTCCCAGGGAGTGGTCTGGGCCTGGCGTTGTGCCGCCGTATCATGCGCCTTCACGGCGGCGACCTTCGTGTGGTGGCCTCGAGTCCCGAGGGCACCACCTTCGAGCTCTCTTTTCCCCCAACGGCGACGACATGA
- a CDS encoding YfbK domain-containing protein has protein sequence MKTALLRYLLGVLLCFASSAWALEGSLSGTVVHAQTKEPLARVKVSAESPALTVPRTTVTDAKGNYILTLLPEGLYTLRFAHEGFLPVIRADVRVVAGQALTVNVELVAGDDDDDVLFSRSSSRPRRSFPPLSSLASPQQWESDGIAWRSGGQEGDIRDRAPPWVLPQESSPPTNPASLELRVSGSHLLRDADTRGLGVNPTIDTEEERISTYPLWGRTASYAMARGYLERDTLPPEESVRVEDFVNSFELGDPGDEVGPFKVQVEGFPSPVRKGYHVVRVSLQALESFSDVGVQLEFDRKVVARYRLVGYELTSATPEPRDDDAKPVPVPMKAGASVTAIYEVKLIGPNISFATLRVLYEAGEGTRWRRAYKYLPSSTLRSSSARVAPATRLAYVAAAFAEKLRGSHWTQSLDWARLHALWQDIGAPLTSRPDVVELGALIKKAGTLDHRKVREGSSSNQDPDAAPVPGK, from the coding sequence ATGAAGACTGCTCTCCTGCGTTACCTGCTCGGTGTCCTCCTGTGCTTCGCCTCCTCGGCGTGGGCGCTGGAAGGCTCGCTGTCGGGCACTGTCGTCCATGCGCAGACGAAGGAGCCGCTGGCGCGGGTGAAGGTCTCCGCCGAGTCACCCGCGTTGACGGTTCCGCGCACCACGGTGACGGATGCGAAAGGGAACTACATCCTCACCCTCCTTCCCGAGGGCCTCTACACGCTGCGTTTCGCGCACGAAGGCTTCCTGCCCGTCATTCGCGCGGACGTGCGGGTGGTGGCCGGCCAGGCGCTGACGGTGAACGTGGAGCTGGTCGCCGGGGATGATGATGACGACGTTCTGTTCAGCCGCTCGTCGTCGCGCCCTCGCCGGTCGTTCCCGCCACTGTCATCCTTGGCTTCGCCGCAGCAGTGGGAGTCGGATGGCATCGCGTGGAGGTCCGGGGGGCAGGAGGGAGACATTCGGGACCGGGCCCCGCCGTGGGTGCTCCCCCAGGAGTCGTCGCCTCCCACGAACCCCGCGAGTCTCGAGCTCCGCGTTTCGGGGAGCCATCTCCTGCGCGACGCGGACACGCGGGGCCTGGGTGTCAATCCGACCATCGACACGGAGGAGGAGCGCATCTCCACGTATCCGCTGTGGGGCCGAACCGCGTCGTACGCGATGGCGCGGGGCTACCTGGAGCGCGACACGTTGCCACCCGAGGAGTCCGTGCGGGTGGAGGACTTCGTCAACAGCTTCGAGCTGGGAGACCCAGGAGACGAGGTGGGCCCGTTCAAGGTCCAGGTGGAGGGTTTTCCCTCACCGGTCCGCAAGGGCTACCACGTCGTGCGAGTGAGCCTGCAGGCCCTCGAGTCATTCAGTGACGTGGGCGTGCAGCTGGAGTTCGACCGCAAGGTGGTCGCTCGCTATCGGCTGGTGGGGTACGAGCTGACGTCGGCCACGCCAGAACCTCGCGATGACGACGCGAAGCCGGTGCCCGTGCCGATGAAGGCGGGGGCCTCCGTGACCGCCATCTACGAGGTGAAGCTGATTGGCCCCAACATCTCCTTCGCGACCCTGCGTGTCCTCTACGAGGCGGGCGAGGGCACGCGTTGGCGTCGTGCATACAAGTACCTGCCGTCCAGCACCCTGCGCTCGTCGAGCGCGCGAGTGGCCCCGGCCACGCGCCTGGCCTATGTGGCCGCGGCCTTCGCCGAGAAGCTGCGAGGCTCGCACTGGACGCAGTCTCTCGACTGGGCGCGGTTGCATGCGCTGTGGCAGGACATCGGCGCGCCGCTGACGAGCCGTCCCGACGTGGTGGAGCTGGGCGCGCTCATCAAGAAGGCCGGGACGTTGGACCATCGCAAGGTCCGTGAAGGTTCCTCGTCCAACCAGGACCCGGACGCGGCGCCCGTCCCCGGAAAGTAA
- the ddpX gene encoding D-alanyl-D-alanine dipeptidase — MSARRWAWVLGLCLGTSALAEAPSTAKSKPAKARKAGDIAPLVDATSVVQDLALDLRYATADNFLKKKVYPDSARCLLLPESASKLKAAADVLRPQGYRLKVYDCYRPRAVQWEMWKIMPVPGYVADPRKGSNHNRGGAVDLTMVTLDGKEVEMPTAFDTFTPEAHHGYAGGTEASRKHREILREAMEGAGFVPNRMEWWHYDLPDAKTRPVLDVPFASTKTP, encoded by the coding sequence ATGAGCGCGCGCCGGTGGGCCTGGGTGCTGGGGCTGTGCCTGGGGACCTCGGCGCTGGCCGAGGCTCCGAGCACCGCGAAGAGCAAGCCCGCGAAGGCGCGGAAGGCGGGGGATATCGCGCCGCTGGTCGATGCGACCTCCGTGGTCCAGGACCTGGCGCTGGACCTCCGCTACGCGACGGCGGACAACTTCTTGAAGAAGAAGGTGTATCCCGACTCCGCGCGCTGCCTGCTGCTGCCGGAGTCCGCGAGCAAGCTGAAGGCGGCGGCCGACGTGCTGCGGCCCCAGGGCTACCGGCTGAAGGTCTACGACTGCTATCGCCCGCGCGCGGTGCAGTGGGAGATGTGGAAGATCATGCCCGTGCCCGGCTACGTGGCGGACCCTCGCAAGGGCTCCAACCACAACCGGGGCGGCGCGGTGGACCTGACGATGGTGACGCTGGACGGGAAGGAGGTCGAGATGCCCACGGCCTTCGACACCTTCACGCCCGAGGCGCACCACGGCTACGCGGGAGGCACCGAGGCCTCGCGCAAGCACCGGGAGATTCTCCGCGAGGCGATGGAGGGGGCGGGCTTCGTCCCCAACCGCATGGAGTGGTGGCACTACGACCTGCCGGACGCCAAGACGCGGCCGGTGCTGGACGTGCCCTTCGCCTCGACGAAGACCCCATGA